A genome region from Zootoca vivipara chromosome 11, rZooViv1.1, whole genome shotgun sequence includes the following:
- the PDE8B gene encoding high affinity cAMP-specific and IBMX-insensitive 3',5'-cyclic phosphodiesterase 8B isoform X5 produces MASATETEIGPMRLTQDPIQVLLIFAKEDKQSDGFWWACDRAGYRCNIARTPESALECFLDKHHEIIVIDHRNARYFDAEAICRSIRATKPAEHTVILAVVPQMSGNQEEMSVLPLLHAGFNRRFLENSSITACYNELIQIEHSEVRSQFKLRACNSVFTALEHCHEAIEITSEDHVIQYVNPAFERMMGYQKGELIGKELTELPKSDKNRVDLLDTINTCIKKGKEWQGVYYARRKSGDSIQQHVKITPVTGQGGKIRHFVSIKKLCCTNDSNKQTYKTHRDEKCAGDQFQSDSHSFRCKNRRKESIDVKSITSRSSDAPSLQNRRYSSMARIHSMTIEAPITKVINIINSAQENSPVTVAEALDRVLEILRTTELYSPQLGTKDEDPHTSDLVGGLMTDGLRRLSGNEYVFTKTTTNQSHGHLSVPITINDVPPCIARLLDNEESWDFNIFELEAVTNKRPLVYLGLKTFARFGVCEFLNCPEATLRAWFQVIEANYHSSNSYHNSTHAADVLHATAFFLGKERVKASLDHLDEVAALIAATVHDVDHPGRTNSFLCNASSELAVLYNDTAVLESHHTALAFQLTVKDNKCNIFKSLNRNHYRTLRQAIIDMVLATEMTKHFEHVNKFVNSITKPMSSEEAQNEGSDCECTTNLKNIPDNQTLIKRMMIKCADVANPCRPLELCIEWAGRISEEYFAQTDEEKRQGLPVVMPVFDRKTCSIPKSQISFIDYFIMDMFDAWDAFAHLPVLMQHLANNYKHWKTLDELKCRSLRLPSENNNGS; encoded by the exons GCTTCAGCAACCGAGACAGAAATTGGGCCCATGAGGCTGACACAAGATCCTATTCAG GTGTTGCTGATCTTTGCGAAAGAAGATAAACAGAGTGATGGATTTTGGTGGGCTTGTGACAGAGCTGGATATAGATGTAACATAGCTCGGACGCCTGAGTCAGCCCTTGAATGCTTTCTTGATAAACACCATGAAATAATTGTCATAGATCATAGAAACGCCAGATACTTTGATGCAGAAGCCATCTGTAG ATCAATCCGCGCTACAAAGCCTGCTGAACATACTGTAATACTAGCTGTTGTTCCACAAAT GTCTGGTAACCAAGAAGAAATGTCTGTCCTACCCCTTCTCCATGCAGGATTTAACAGG AGATTTTTGGAGAATAGTAGCATCACTGCTTGTTACAATGAACTGATTCAAATAGAACATAGCGAGGTGCGATCACAGTTCAAACTACG GGCTTGCAATTCAGTGTTCACAGCACTGGAACACTGTCATGAAGCCATAGAAATAACTAGCGAAGATCATGTAATTCAG TATGTCAATCCAGCCTTTGAACGGATGATGGGCTATCAAAAGGGAGAGCTAATAGGAAAGGAACTCACTGAGCTTCCAAAAAGTGACAAAAACCGTGTGGACCTGCTGGACACGATCAACACTtgtataaaaaaaggaaag GAATGGCAAGGAGTTTATTATGCACGGAGGAAATCAGGAGACAGTATCCAACAGCATGTGAAGATAACCCCTGTAACTGGCCAAGGAGG GAAAATCCGTCATTTTGTATCTATCAAGAAGCTATGTTGCACCAATGACAGCAACAAACAG ACCTACAAGACCCATCGTGATGAAAAGTGTGCAGGAGACCAGTTTCAGTCAG ACTCTCACTCCTTCAGATGCAAGAACAGGAGAAAAGAATCTATTGATGTCAAATCAATAACTTCTCGAAGCAGTGATG CCCCAAGTTTACAGAATCGTCGGTATTCATCAATGGCAAGAATCCACTCCATGACGATAGAAGCCCCAAtcacaaag GTCATTAATATAATCAATTCCGCTCAAGAAAACAGCCCTGTAACTGTAGCAGAGGCCTTGGATCGGGTTTTGGAAATCTTACGGACAACAGAACTTTACTCTCCTCAGTTAGGTACCAAAGATGAGGATCCTCACACTAGTGATCTTGTTGGAGGTCTGATGACT gatGGCTTGAGAAGGCTGTCAGGAAATGAGTATGTATTTACCAAAA CTACCACCAACCAGAGCCATGGTCACCTCTCTGTGCCAATTACTATCAATGACGTTCCACCCTGTATTGCACGCTTACTGGATAACGAAGAGAGCTGGGACTTCAACATTTTTGAACTGGAAGCTGTTACAAATAAAAG GCCGCTGGTTTACCTGGGTCTGAAAACTTTTGCCCGCTTTGGTGTCTGCGAGTTTTTAAACTGTCCCGAAGCCACACTGCGAGCCTGGTTCCAGGTGATAGAAGCCAACTACCACTCCTCCAATTCCTATCATAACTCCACTCATGCAGCCGATGTCTTGCATGCCACAGCTTTCTTTCTGGGGAAAGAGAGAGTTAAG GCGAGCCTTGATCATTTAGATGAAGTGGCTGCATTAATAGCTGCAACAGTTCATGATGTGGACCACCCAGGACGGACCAATTCTTTCCTGTGCAATGCAAGCAGTGAGCTCGCTGTACTCTACAATGACACGGCTGTGTTGGAAAGCCATCACACAGCTCTGGCGTTCCAGCTCACAGTAAAAGACAACAAgtgcaacattttcaaaagtctcAATAG AAATCATTATCGAACGCTTCGTCAGGCAATTATCGACATGGTATTGGCAACAGAAATGACAAAGCATTTTGAGCATGTGAACAAGTTTGTGAACAGCATCACCAAGCCCATGTCCTCAGAAGAAGCACAG AATGAGGGTAGTGACTGTGAATGTACAACCAATCTCAAGAACATTCCAGATAACCAGACGTTGATTAAGCGCATGATGATCAAATGTGCAGATGTTGCAAATCCATGTCGCCCTCTAGAACTGTGTATTGAATGGGCTGGGAGGATTTCAGAAGAGTATTTTGCACAG ACAGATGAAGAAAAGAGACAGGGTCTGCCAGTTGTTATGCCAGTTTTTGATCGAAAAACATGTAGCATCCCCAAGTCTCAGATATCCTTCATTGATTACTTCATAATGGACATGTTTGATGCTTGGGATG CATTTGCACATCTACCTGTTCTGATGCAACACTTGGCAAATAACTACAAACACTGGAAAACACTAGATGAGCTGAAGTGTAGGAGCCTCCGGCTTCCTTCAGAGAACAATAATGGAAGCTGA
- the PDE8B gene encoding high affinity cAMP-specific and IBMX-insensitive 3',5'-cyclic phosphodiesterase 8B isoform X2, which produces MNGSRHQETDLPQRKQASATETEIGPMRLTQDPIQVLLIFAKEDKQSDGFWWACDRAGYRCNIARTPESALECFLDKHHEIIVIDHRNARYFDAEAICRSIRATKPAEHTVILAVVPQMSGNQEEMSVLPLLHAGFNRRFLENSSITACYNELIQIEHSEVRSQFKLRACNSVFTALEHCHEAIEITSEDHVIQYVNPAFERMMGYQKGELIGKELTELPKSDKNRVDLLDTINTCIKKGKEWQGVYYARRKSGDSIQQHVKITPVTGQGGKIRHFVSIKKLCCTNDSNKQTYKTHRDEKCAGDQFQSDSHSFRCKNRRKESIDVKSITSRSSDAPSLQNRRYSSMARIHSMTIEAPITKVINIINSAQENSPVTVAEALDRVLEILRTTELYSPQLGTKDEDPHTSDLVGGLMTDGLRRLSGNEYVFTKTTTNQSHGHLSVPITINDVPPCIARLLDNEESWDFNIFELEAVTNKRPLVYLGLKTFARFGVCEFLNCPEATLRAWFQVIEANYHSSNSYHNSTHAADVLHATAFFLGKERVKASLDHLDEVAALIAATVHDVDHPGRTNSFLCNASSELAVLYNDTAVLESHHTALAFQLTVKDNKCNIFKSLNRNHYRTLRQAIIDMVLATEMTKHFEHVNKFVNSITKPMSSEEAQNEGSDCECTTNLKNIPDNQTLIKRMMIKCADVANPCRPLELCIEWAGRISEEYFAQTDEEKRQGLPVVMPVFDRKTCSIPKSQISFIDYFIMDMFDAWDAFAHLPVLMQHLANNYKHWKTLDELKCRSLRLPSENNNGS; this is translated from the exons CAGGCTTCAGCAACCGAGACAGAAATTGGGCCCATGAGGCTGACACAAGATCCTATTCAG GTGTTGCTGATCTTTGCGAAAGAAGATAAACAGAGTGATGGATTTTGGTGGGCTTGTGACAGAGCTGGATATAGATGTAACATAGCTCGGACGCCTGAGTCAGCCCTTGAATGCTTTCTTGATAAACACCATGAAATAATTGTCATAGATCATAGAAACGCCAGATACTTTGATGCAGAAGCCATCTGTAG ATCAATCCGCGCTACAAAGCCTGCTGAACATACTGTAATACTAGCTGTTGTTCCACAAAT GTCTGGTAACCAAGAAGAAATGTCTGTCCTACCCCTTCTCCATGCAGGATTTAACAGG AGATTTTTGGAGAATAGTAGCATCACTGCTTGTTACAATGAACTGATTCAAATAGAACATAGCGAGGTGCGATCACAGTTCAAACTACG GGCTTGCAATTCAGTGTTCACAGCACTGGAACACTGTCATGAAGCCATAGAAATAACTAGCGAAGATCATGTAATTCAG TATGTCAATCCAGCCTTTGAACGGATGATGGGCTATCAAAAGGGAGAGCTAATAGGAAAGGAACTCACTGAGCTTCCAAAAAGTGACAAAAACCGTGTGGACCTGCTGGACACGATCAACACTtgtataaaaaaaggaaag GAATGGCAAGGAGTTTATTATGCACGGAGGAAATCAGGAGACAGTATCCAACAGCATGTGAAGATAACCCCTGTAACTGGCCAAGGAGG GAAAATCCGTCATTTTGTATCTATCAAGAAGCTATGTTGCACCAATGACAGCAACAAACAG ACCTACAAGACCCATCGTGATGAAAAGTGTGCAGGAGACCAGTTTCAGTCAG ACTCTCACTCCTTCAGATGCAAGAACAGGAGAAAAGAATCTATTGATGTCAAATCAATAACTTCTCGAAGCAGTGATG CCCCAAGTTTACAGAATCGTCGGTATTCATCAATGGCAAGAATCCACTCCATGACGATAGAAGCCCCAAtcacaaag GTCATTAATATAATCAATTCCGCTCAAGAAAACAGCCCTGTAACTGTAGCAGAGGCCTTGGATCGGGTTTTGGAAATCTTACGGACAACAGAACTTTACTCTCCTCAGTTAGGTACCAAAGATGAGGATCCTCACACTAGTGATCTTGTTGGAGGTCTGATGACT gatGGCTTGAGAAGGCTGTCAGGAAATGAGTATGTATTTACCAAAA CTACCACCAACCAGAGCCATGGTCACCTCTCTGTGCCAATTACTATCAATGACGTTCCACCCTGTATTGCACGCTTACTGGATAACGAAGAGAGCTGGGACTTCAACATTTTTGAACTGGAAGCTGTTACAAATAAAAG GCCGCTGGTTTACCTGGGTCTGAAAACTTTTGCCCGCTTTGGTGTCTGCGAGTTTTTAAACTGTCCCGAAGCCACACTGCGAGCCTGGTTCCAGGTGATAGAAGCCAACTACCACTCCTCCAATTCCTATCATAACTCCACTCATGCAGCCGATGTCTTGCATGCCACAGCTTTCTTTCTGGGGAAAGAGAGAGTTAAG GCGAGCCTTGATCATTTAGATGAAGTGGCTGCATTAATAGCTGCAACAGTTCATGATGTGGACCACCCAGGACGGACCAATTCTTTCCTGTGCAATGCAAGCAGTGAGCTCGCTGTACTCTACAATGACACGGCTGTGTTGGAAAGCCATCACACAGCTCTGGCGTTCCAGCTCACAGTAAAAGACAACAAgtgcaacattttcaaaagtctcAATAG AAATCATTATCGAACGCTTCGTCAGGCAATTATCGACATGGTATTGGCAACAGAAATGACAAAGCATTTTGAGCATGTGAACAAGTTTGTGAACAGCATCACCAAGCCCATGTCCTCAGAAGAAGCACAG AATGAGGGTAGTGACTGTGAATGTACAACCAATCTCAAGAACATTCCAGATAACCAGACGTTGATTAAGCGCATGATGATCAAATGTGCAGATGTTGCAAATCCATGTCGCCCTCTAGAACTGTGTATTGAATGGGCTGGGAGGATTTCAGAAGAGTATTTTGCACAG ACAGATGAAGAAAAGAGACAGGGTCTGCCAGTTGTTATGCCAGTTTTTGATCGAAAAACATGTAGCATCCCCAAGTCTCAGATATCCTTCATTGATTACTTCATAATGGACATGTTTGATGCTTGGGATG CATTTGCACATCTACCTGTTCTGATGCAACACTTGGCAAATAACTACAAACACTGGAAAACACTAGATGAGCTGAAGTGTAGGAGCCTCCGGCTTCCTTCAGAGAACAATAATGGAAGCTGA
- the PDE8B gene encoding high affinity cAMP-specific and IBMX-insensitive 3',5'-cyclic phosphodiesterase 8B isoform X4, protein MQASATETEIGPMRLTQDPIQVLLIFAKEDKQSDGFWWACDRAGYRCNIARTPESALECFLDKHHEIIVIDHRNARYFDAEAICRSIRATKPAEHTVILAVVPQMSGNQEEMSVLPLLHAGFNRRFLENSSITACYNELIQIEHSEVRSQFKLRACNSVFTALEHCHEAIEITSEDHVIQYVNPAFERMMGYQKGELIGKELTELPKSDKNRVDLLDTINTCIKKGKEWQGVYYARRKSGDSIQQHVKITPVTGQGGKIRHFVSIKKLCCTNDSNKQTYKTHRDEKCAGDQFQSDSHSFRCKNRRKESIDVKSITSRSSDAPSLQNRRYSSMARIHSMTIEAPITKVINIINSAQENSPVTVAEALDRVLEILRTTELYSPQLGTKDEDPHTSDLVGGLMTDGLRRLSGNEYVFTKTTTNQSHGHLSVPITINDVPPCIARLLDNEESWDFNIFELEAVTNKRPLVYLGLKTFARFGVCEFLNCPEATLRAWFQVIEANYHSSNSYHNSTHAADVLHATAFFLGKERVKASLDHLDEVAALIAATVHDVDHPGRTNSFLCNASSELAVLYNDTAVLESHHTALAFQLTVKDNKCNIFKSLNRNHYRTLRQAIIDMVLATEMTKHFEHVNKFVNSITKPMSSEEAQNEGSDCECTTNLKNIPDNQTLIKRMMIKCADVANPCRPLELCIEWAGRISEEYFAQTDEEKRQGLPVVMPVFDRKTCSIPKSQISFIDYFIMDMFDAWDAFAHLPVLMQHLANNYKHWKTLDELKCRSLRLPSENNNGS, encoded by the exons CAGGCTTCAGCAACCGAGACAGAAATTGGGCCCATGAGGCTGACACAAGATCCTATTCAG GTGTTGCTGATCTTTGCGAAAGAAGATAAACAGAGTGATGGATTTTGGTGGGCTTGTGACAGAGCTGGATATAGATGTAACATAGCTCGGACGCCTGAGTCAGCCCTTGAATGCTTTCTTGATAAACACCATGAAATAATTGTCATAGATCATAGAAACGCCAGATACTTTGATGCAGAAGCCATCTGTAG ATCAATCCGCGCTACAAAGCCTGCTGAACATACTGTAATACTAGCTGTTGTTCCACAAAT GTCTGGTAACCAAGAAGAAATGTCTGTCCTACCCCTTCTCCATGCAGGATTTAACAGG AGATTTTTGGAGAATAGTAGCATCACTGCTTGTTACAATGAACTGATTCAAATAGAACATAGCGAGGTGCGATCACAGTTCAAACTACG GGCTTGCAATTCAGTGTTCACAGCACTGGAACACTGTCATGAAGCCATAGAAATAACTAGCGAAGATCATGTAATTCAG TATGTCAATCCAGCCTTTGAACGGATGATGGGCTATCAAAAGGGAGAGCTAATAGGAAAGGAACTCACTGAGCTTCCAAAAAGTGACAAAAACCGTGTGGACCTGCTGGACACGATCAACACTtgtataaaaaaaggaaag GAATGGCAAGGAGTTTATTATGCACGGAGGAAATCAGGAGACAGTATCCAACAGCATGTGAAGATAACCCCTGTAACTGGCCAAGGAGG GAAAATCCGTCATTTTGTATCTATCAAGAAGCTATGTTGCACCAATGACAGCAACAAACAG ACCTACAAGACCCATCGTGATGAAAAGTGTGCAGGAGACCAGTTTCAGTCAG ACTCTCACTCCTTCAGATGCAAGAACAGGAGAAAAGAATCTATTGATGTCAAATCAATAACTTCTCGAAGCAGTGATG CCCCAAGTTTACAGAATCGTCGGTATTCATCAATGGCAAGAATCCACTCCATGACGATAGAAGCCCCAAtcacaaag GTCATTAATATAATCAATTCCGCTCAAGAAAACAGCCCTGTAACTGTAGCAGAGGCCTTGGATCGGGTTTTGGAAATCTTACGGACAACAGAACTTTACTCTCCTCAGTTAGGTACCAAAGATGAGGATCCTCACACTAGTGATCTTGTTGGAGGTCTGATGACT gatGGCTTGAGAAGGCTGTCAGGAAATGAGTATGTATTTACCAAAA CTACCACCAACCAGAGCCATGGTCACCTCTCTGTGCCAATTACTATCAATGACGTTCCACCCTGTATTGCACGCTTACTGGATAACGAAGAGAGCTGGGACTTCAACATTTTTGAACTGGAAGCTGTTACAAATAAAAG GCCGCTGGTTTACCTGGGTCTGAAAACTTTTGCCCGCTTTGGTGTCTGCGAGTTTTTAAACTGTCCCGAAGCCACACTGCGAGCCTGGTTCCAGGTGATAGAAGCCAACTACCACTCCTCCAATTCCTATCATAACTCCACTCATGCAGCCGATGTCTTGCATGCCACAGCTTTCTTTCTGGGGAAAGAGAGAGTTAAG GCGAGCCTTGATCATTTAGATGAAGTGGCTGCATTAATAGCTGCAACAGTTCATGATGTGGACCACCCAGGACGGACCAATTCTTTCCTGTGCAATGCAAGCAGTGAGCTCGCTGTACTCTACAATGACACGGCTGTGTTGGAAAGCCATCACACAGCTCTGGCGTTCCAGCTCACAGTAAAAGACAACAAgtgcaacattttcaaaagtctcAATAG AAATCATTATCGAACGCTTCGTCAGGCAATTATCGACATGGTATTGGCAACAGAAATGACAAAGCATTTTGAGCATGTGAACAAGTTTGTGAACAGCATCACCAAGCCCATGTCCTCAGAAGAAGCACAG AATGAGGGTAGTGACTGTGAATGTACAACCAATCTCAAGAACATTCCAGATAACCAGACGTTGATTAAGCGCATGATGATCAAATGTGCAGATGTTGCAAATCCATGTCGCCCTCTAGAACTGTGTATTGAATGGGCTGGGAGGATTTCAGAAGAGTATTTTGCACAG ACAGATGAAGAAAAGAGACAGGGTCTGCCAGTTGTTATGCCAGTTTTTGATCGAAAAACATGTAGCATCCCCAAGTCTCAGATATCCTTCATTGATTACTTCATAATGGACATGTTTGATGCTTGGGATG CATTTGCACATCTACCTGTTCTGATGCAACACTTGGCAAATAACTACAAACACTGGAAAACACTAGATGAGCTGAAGTGTAGGAGCCTCCGGCTTCCTTCAGAGAACAATAATGGAAGCTGA
- the PDE8B gene encoding high affinity cAMP-specific and IBMX-insensitive 3',5'-cyclic phosphodiesterase 8B isoform X3, giving the protein MNGSRHQETDLPQRKASATETEIGPMRLTQDPIQVLLIFAKEDKQSDGFWWACDRAGYRCNIARTPESALECFLDKHHEIIVIDHRNARYFDAEAICRSIRATKPAEHTVILAVVPQMSGNQEEMSVLPLLHAGFNRRFLENSSITACYNELIQIEHSEVRSQFKLRACNSVFTALEHCHEAIEITSEDHVIQYVNPAFERMMGYQKGELIGKELTELPKSDKNRVDLLDTINTCIKKGKEWQGVYYARRKSGDSIQQHVKITPVTGQGGKIRHFVSIKKLCCTNDSNKQTYKTHRDEKCAGDQFQSDSHSFRCKNRRKESIDVKSITSRSSDAPSLQNRRYSSMARIHSMTIEAPITKVINIINSAQENSPVTVAEALDRVLEILRTTELYSPQLGTKDEDPHTSDLVGGLMTDGLRRLSGNEYVFTKTTTNQSHGHLSVPITINDVPPCIARLLDNEESWDFNIFELEAVTNKRPLVYLGLKTFARFGVCEFLNCPEATLRAWFQVIEANYHSSNSYHNSTHAADVLHATAFFLGKERVKASLDHLDEVAALIAATVHDVDHPGRTNSFLCNASSELAVLYNDTAVLESHHTALAFQLTVKDNKCNIFKSLNRNHYRTLRQAIIDMVLATEMTKHFEHVNKFVNSITKPMSSEEAQNEGSDCECTTNLKNIPDNQTLIKRMMIKCADVANPCRPLELCIEWAGRISEEYFAQTDEEKRQGLPVVMPVFDRKTCSIPKSQISFIDYFIMDMFDAWDAFAHLPVLMQHLANNYKHWKTLDELKCRSLRLPSENNNGS; this is encoded by the exons GCTTCAGCAACCGAGACAGAAATTGGGCCCATGAGGCTGACACAAGATCCTATTCAG GTGTTGCTGATCTTTGCGAAAGAAGATAAACAGAGTGATGGATTTTGGTGGGCTTGTGACAGAGCTGGATATAGATGTAACATAGCTCGGACGCCTGAGTCAGCCCTTGAATGCTTTCTTGATAAACACCATGAAATAATTGTCATAGATCATAGAAACGCCAGATACTTTGATGCAGAAGCCATCTGTAG ATCAATCCGCGCTACAAAGCCTGCTGAACATACTGTAATACTAGCTGTTGTTCCACAAAT GTCTGGTAACCAAGAAGAAATGTCTGTCCTACCCCTTCTCCATGCAGGATTTAACAGG AGATTTTTGGAGAATAGTAGCATCACTGCTTGTTACAATGAACTGATTCAAATAGAACATAGCGAGGTGCGATCACAGTTCAAACTACG GGCTTGCAATTCAGTGTTCACAGCACTGGAACACTGTCATGAAGCCATAGAAATAACTAGCGAAGATCATGTAATTCAG TATGTCAATCCAGCCTTTGAACGGATGATGGGCTATCAAAAGGGAGAGCTAATAGGAAAGGAACTCACTGAGCTTCCAAAAAGTGACAAAAACCGTGTGGACCTGCTGGACACGATCAACACTtgtataaaaaaaggaaag GAATGGCAAGGAGTTTATTATGCACGGAGGAAATCAGGAGACAGTATCCAACAGCATGTGAAGATAACCCCTGTAACTGGCCAAGGAGG GAAAATCCGTCATTTTGTATCTATCAAGAAGCTATGTTGCACCAATGACAGCAACAAACAG ACCTACAAGACCCATCGTGATGAAAAGTGTGCAGGAGACCAGTTTCAGTCAG ACTCTCACTCCTTCAGATGCAAGAACAGGAGAAAAGAATCTATTGATGTCAAATCAATAACTTCTCGAAGCAGTGATG CCCCAAGTTTACAGAATCGTCGGTATTCATCAATGGCAAGAATCCACTCCATGACGATAGAAGCCCCAAtcacaaag GTCATTAATATAATCAATTCCGCTCAAGAAAACAGCCCTGTAACTGTAGCAGAGGCCTTGGATCGGGTTTTGGAAATCTTACGGACAACAGAACTTTACTCTCCTCAGTTAGGTACCAAAGATGAGGATCCTCACACTAGTGATCTTGTTGGAGGTCTGATGACT gatGGCTTGAGAAGGCTGTCAGGAAATGAGTATGTATTTACCAAAA CTACCACCAACCAGAGCCATGGTCACCTCTCTGTGCCAATTACTATCAATGACGTTCCACCCTGTATTGCACGCTTACTGGATAACGAAGAGAGCTGGGACTTCAACATTTTTGAACTGGAAGCTGTTACAAATAAAAG GCCGCTGGTTTACCTGGGTCTGAAAACTTTTGCCCGCTTTGGTGTCTGCGAGTTTTTAAACTGTCCCGAAGCCACACTGCGAGCCTGGTTCCAGGTGATAGAAGCCAACTACCACTCCTCCAATTCCTATCATAACTCCACTCATGCAGCCGATGTCTTGCATGCCACAGCTTTCTTTCTGGGGAAAGAGAGAGTTAAG GCGAGCCTTGATCATTTAGATGAAGTGGCTGCATTAATAGCTGCAACAGTTCATGATGTGGACCACCCAGGACGGACCAATTCTTTCCTGTGCAATGCAAGCAGTGAGCTCGCTGTACTCTACAATGACACGGCTGTGTTGGAAAGCCATCACACAGCTCTGGCGTTCCAGCTCACAGTAAAAGACAACAAgtgcaacattttcaaaagtctcAATAG AAATCATTATCGAACGCTTCGTCAGGCAATTATCGACATGGTATTGGCAACAGAAATGACAAAGCATTTTGAGCATGTGAACAAGTTTGTGAACAGCATCACCAAGCCCATGTCCTCAGAAGAAGCACAG AATGAGGGTAGTGACTGTGAATGTACAACCAATCTCAAGAACATTCCAGATAACCAGACGTTGATTAAGCGCATGATGATCAAATGTGCAGATGTTGCAAATCCATGTCGCCCTCTAGAACTGTGTATTGAATGGGCTGGGAGGATTTCAGAAGAGTATTTTGCACAG ACAGATGAAGAAAAGAGACAGGGTCTGCCAGTTGTTATGCCAGTTTTTGATCGAAAAACATGTAGCATCCCCAAGTCTCAGATATCCTTCATTGATTACTTCATAATGGACATGTTTGATGCTTGGGATG CATTTGCACATCTACCTGTTCTGATGCAACACTTGGCAAATAACTACAAACACTGGAAAACACTAGATGAGCTGAAGTGTAGGAGCCTCCGGCTTCCTTCAGAGAACAATAATGGAAGCTGA